The following DNA comes from Mycobacterium sp. MS1601.
GGCAGGTCGATGCGCGACCCACGCAGCGACGCCAGCGTCCACAGGTCGGGATCCACCCGCGCACCACGCAGGTCGGCGGAGTCCAGCTTCAAGCCACGTACCCGGGCACCGGACAGGTCGGCATTTCGCAGTACCGCTTTGCGCAGATCGGTCTCCACCAGCCCGGCCTCACGCAGCCGGCACCCGGTCAGGTCCACTTCACGCAGATCAGCGCCGGCCAGCACGGCCAGGGTGAAGTCCACCTCGTCGAACGTGATCGGGCGCATCCGGCAGTCCGAGAACACCGAGCCCATCAGGCTGCAGTTGCGGAAGGTGCTGTGCCACAGCGACGTGCGATCGAAGCGGCAATTCCGAAAAGCCGACCCGATGTGCTCGGACTCGGCGAAGTTCACGCCGCTGAAATCACAGTCGGTGAACACCGCCCGCTCGGTACACAATCCGACGAGGTCCTCGTCGCGAAAGTCGTGCTCGATGAACTCCCGATCAACCCAGGCGTCAGTCACGCAGTCAAGGACTCCAGCGCGTACTCACTGACCGCGATCAAGGCGTCCTTCGCGGAATCGCGGCTGCGGGCATCGACGGTGATCACCGGGATGCGCTCGGCCAGGGCCAGCGCGGCACGCACCTCCTCGACCGCGAACCGTTGGGCGCCGTCGAACTCGTTGACGGCGACGATGAACGGGATCTTGCGGTCTTCGAAGAAGTCGACGGCGGCGAAGCTGTCCTGCAGTCGCTGGGTGTCCACCAACACGATCGCCCCGATGGCGCCGTGCACCAGGTCGTCCCACATGAACCAGAAGCGACGCTGCCCCGGT
Coding sequences within:
- a CDS encoding pentapeptide repeat-containing protein gives rise to the protein MTDAWVDREFIEHDFRDEDLVGLCTERAVFTDCDFSGVNFAESEHIGSAFRNCRFDRTSLWHSTFRNCSLMGSVFSDCRMRPITFDEVDFTLAVLAGADLREVDLTGCRLREAGLVETDLRKAVLRNADLSGARVRGLKLDSADLRGARVDPDLWTLASLRGSRIDLPQALAFAAAHGLDVHGE
- a CDS encoding GTP-binding protein encodes the protein MSGARDAASTKIVIAGGFGVGKTTFVGAVSEIMPLRTEAMVTNVSAGVDELEATPAKSTTTVAMDFGRITLGEDLVLYLFGTPGQRRFWFMWDDLVHGAIGAIVLVDTQRLQDSFAAVDFFEDRKIPFIVAVNEFDGAQRFAVEEVRAALALAERIPVITVDARSRDSAKDALIAVSEYALESLTA